From the Cryptomeria japonica chromosome 2, Sugi_1.0, whole genome shotgun sequence genome, one window contains:
- the LOC131052313 gene encoding probable LRR receptor-like serine/threonine-protein kinase At3g47570, giving the protein MEKVQGIDISANQLTGNIPSTIGSCIAIQYLNLSFNKINGSIPESLGKLLNLQDIDLSFNNLLGKIPMSLGKLGALQHLNFSTNKLEGEVPKDGVFKKHGAISLIGNVGLCGPWVKLPVCPTPKPQAQSQRHLKRILIPIGAAVFVTWCVLMGFLWRCYCKRRPLISQLFELGPQRISFPDLLTASDGFNEANLIGVGSSGKVYKGVLKDGAMVAIKVFDLQDEDALKIFDRECEVLRRVRHRNLVRVITSYSDPDCKALIFPLMPNGNLDNLLYPPSEHSSQGQLCSLDFILRLRILMDIAQGMEYLHHHCFVQVIHCDLKPSNVLLGEDMTAYLTDFGISRLYPRNYGDSLTSTGTLKGSIGYIAPEYGTSGVVTTKGDVYSYGIVLLEMLTGKKPTNSMFVEGMILPNWVSRSFPDTIEEVIDSHLLSAAVNSEEGKVLNCLRQLICIGLLCTKDFPEERPSMIDIVRILGNIRDTFLGIASTPTLQSDFSHLLGSTSGPHKSDESQSSSY; this is encoded by the exons ATGGAGAAGGTTCAAGGTATAGATATTTCGGCAAATCAATTAACAGGTAATATTCCAAGTACAATAGGGAGCTGTATAGCGATTCAATATTTGAATCTCTCCTTTAATAAAATCAATGGTTCAATTCCAGAATCCCTTGGAAAACTTCTAAATCTCCAAGATATAGATCTCTCTTTCAACAATTTGTTAGGGAAAATACCAATGTCTTTGGGTAAACTTGGAGCGCTTCAACATCTGAATTTTTCTACAAACAAGTTGGAAGGAGAAGTCCCAAAAGATGGTGTTTTCAAAAAGCATGGTGCAATATCATTGATTGGAAATGTTGGCCTTTGCGGACCTTGGGTAAAGTTGCCAGTGTGCCCTACTCCCAAACCCCAAGCTCAAAGTCAAAGGCATCTCAAAAGGATACTTATACCTATTGGGGCCGCAGTATTTGTTACATGGTGTGTATTGATGGGATTCTTATGGAGATGCTATTGCAAGAGACGCCCATTGATCTCACAACTCTTTGAATTGGGCCCTCAGAGAATTTCATTTCCAGATCTTCTTACCGCAAGCGATGGGTTTAATGAGGCCAACTTGATAGGAGTTGGTAGTTCTGGAAAAGTGTATAAAGGAGTTTTGAAGGATGGGGCAATGGTTGCTATCAAAGTTTTTGAcctgcaggatgaagatgcacttaAGATTTTTGATAGAGAGTGCGAAGTTTTGAGAAGAGTTCGGCATAGAAACCTGGTCAGAGTCATAACCTCTTATTCAGATCCAGACTGCAAAGCACTAATATTTCCTCTAATGCCAAATGGGAACCTAGATAACCTTTTATATCCTCCAAGTGAACACAGTTCTCAAGGACAATTGTGTAGCTTGGATTTTATTCTTAGATTGAGAATATTGATGGACATTGCACAAGGAATGGAATACCTCCATCACCATTGTTTTGTGCAAGTCATCCATTGTGATTTAAAGCCCAGTAATGTCCTTCTTGGTGAGGATATGACAGCTTATTTAACAGACTTTGGTATTTCGAGATTGTATCCTAGAAACTATGGGGATTCACTCACTTCAACAGGTACACTAAAAGGATCCATTGGATACATTGCCCCAG AATATGGAACGAGCGGAGTTGTTACTACAAAAGGAGATGTCTACAGCTATGGAATAGTGTTACTGGAGATGCTGACAGGAAAGAAGCCAACAAATAGCATGTTTGTAGAAGGAATGATCTTGCCAAATTGGGTGAGTAGAAGTTTTCCAGACACAATAGAAGAAGTCATTGATAGCCATTTGCTGAGTGCTGCTGTGAACAGTGAGGAAGGGAAGGTACTCAACTGTCTCAGACAGCTCATATGTATCGGTTTGCTTTGCACAAAAGATTTCCCTGAAGAACGACCGAGTATGATTGACATTGTCAGAATACTGGGAAATATCAGAGATACTTTTCTTGGAATTGCTTCAACTCCAACACTCCAGTCAGATTTCTCGCATCTTCTTGGTAGCACAAGTGGTCCTCACAAAAGTGATGAAAGCCAAAGTTCCTCATACTGA